The following coding sequences are from one Streptomyces dengpaensis window:
- a CDS encoding Rv2175c family DNA-binding protein: MTEIDAKIDALVPAWLTLPDIAEQLGVEVTRVRQLVKEGQLIAVRRGENRALHVPAAFIDGDKVVKGLSGTLTLLRDDGFSDEEALEWLFTPDPTLPGTPAQALSENRGTEVKRRAQALAV, translated from the coding sequence GTGACCGAGATTGACGCAAAGATCGATGCTCTCGTCCCCGCCTGGCTCACCCTCCCCGACATCGCCGAACAGCTCGGCGTCGAGGTGACCCGCGTCCGGCAGCTGGTCAAGGAGGGCCAGCTGATCGCCGTACGCCGTGGTGAGAACCGCGCGCTGCACGTTCCCGCCGCCTTCATCGACGGGGACAAGGTCGTCAAGGGCCTGTCCGGCACCCTGACGCTCCTGCGGGACGACGGCTTCTCCGACGAAGAGGCGCTCGAGTGGCTCTTCACCCCCGACCCGACCCTGCCCGGCACCCCCGCGCAGGCCCTGAGCGAGAATCGCGGCACGGAGGTGAAGCGCCGCGCCCAGGCGCTCGCCGTCTGA